A single window of Pyxidicoccus xibeiensis DNA harbors:
- the tadA gene encoding tRNA adenosine(34) deaminase TadA: protein MSDDEAFMQQALALAREAATLGEVPVGAVAVHDGKVIGTGFNRREVDRHPLAHAEMLAMDAAARQLGVWRLSGVTLYVTLEPCAMCAGALVQSRVTRLVFGAPDPKAGAVGSLYNLAEEPRHNHRLQVVSGILAEDSRLLLKTFFERLRARKREN from the coding sequence ATGAGTGACGACGAAGCTTTCATGCAGCAGGCGCTCGCGCTCGCGCGGGAAGCAGCGACACTCGGAGAAGTCCCCGTAGGTGCGGTGGCGGTGCATGACGGAAAGGTCATTGGCACCGGCTTCAATCGCCGCGAGGTGGACCGACATCCGCTCGCTCACGCAGAGATGCTGGCCATGGATGCAGCGGCCAGGCAGCTGGGTGTCTGGCGGCTCTCTGGTGTCACCCTGTACGTGACGCTGGAGCCCTGCGCGATGTGCGCCGGAGCGTTGGTCCAGTCCCGGGTGACACGGCTCGTATTCGGAGCTCCAGACCCGAAAGCGGGCGCCGTCGGCTCGCTCTACAACCTCGCCGAGGAACCCCGGCACAACCACCGGCTCCAGGTCGTGAGTGGCATCCTGGCGGAAGACAGCCGCCTGCTTTTGAAGACGTTCTTCGAGCGCTTGCGCGCGCGGAAACGTGAAAACTGA